One genomic segment of Gopherus flavomarginatus isolate rGopFla2 chromosome 11, rGopFla2.mat.asm, whole genome shotgun sequence includes these proteins:
- the PABPC1L gene encoding polyadenylate-binding protein 1-like isoform X2 encodes MNASGPGYPLASLYVGDLHPDVTEAMLYEKFSPAGPIMSIRVCRDVATRRSLGYAYINFQQPADAERALDTMNFEVIKGRPIRIMWSQRDPGLRKSGVGNVFIKNLDDSIDNKALYDTFSAFGNILSCKVVCDENGSRGYGFVHFETHEAANRAIDTMNGMLLNDRKVFVGHFKSRREREAEFGARAMEFTNVYIKNFGDDMDDDRLREIFSKFGKTLSVRVMMDDTGRSKGFGFVNFEKHEEAQKAVADMNGKQINGRMVFVGRAQKRMERQSELKRKFEQIKQERVSRYQGVNLYVKNLDDGIDDERLRKEFSPYGTITSAKVMTEGGHSKGFGFVCFSSPEEATKAVTEMNGRIVSTKPLYVALAQRKEERKAILTNQYMQRLATMRALPGPLLGSFQAPTGYFLPAIPQPQTRATFYSPSPVAPVRPAPRWSTQPSRPPSAYHTATPILRAAAPPRRLLSNISTMRQASTQVPRVPPHAQRVANIGTQTLGARAPTSPSLLRGVPQYKYSSAVRNIQPMGSVAPMLVQQRDAVWKPLGAGGPEGSQRLNGAVL; translated from the exons ATGAACGCTAGTGGCCCTGGATATCCATTAGCTTCTTTGTATGTGGGAGATCTTCACCCAGATGTGACCGAAGCCATGCTGTATGAGAAGTTCTCACCTGCTGGACCAATCATGTCCATCAGAGTTTGTCGGGATGTTGCCACACGTCGATCGCTCGGTTATGCCTACATAAATTTTCAGCAGCCCGCTGATG CTGAGAGGGCCTTGGACACCATGAATTTTGAAGTGATCAAAGGTCGGCCCATTCGAATCATGTGGTCCCAGCGAGACCCTGGCCTCAGGAAATCAGGGGTTGGGAATGTCTTCATCAAGAATCTGGACGACTCCATTGACAACAAAGCCTTGTATGATACGTTCTCAGCCTTTGGGAATATCCTTTCTTGCAAG GTGGTTTGTGATGAGAACGGATCCCGTGGCTATGGCTTCGTTCACTTTGAGACTCATGAGGCAGCAAATCGGGCCATTGACACCATGAACGGGATGCTGCTCAATGACCGCAAGGT CTTTGTCGGCCATTTTAAATCCCGTAGAGAGCGGGAGGCAGAATTTGGGGCCCGGGCGATGGAATTCACCAATGTCTATATCAAGAACTTTGGGGATGATATGGATGATGACAGACTGCGGGAAATATTCTCCAAGTTTG GGAAGACACTGAGTGTCAGAGTTATGATGGACGACACTGGTCGCTCGAAAGGGTTTGGGTTTGTCAACTTTGAGAAGCACGAAGAAGCCCAGAAG gctgtggCAGACATGAATGGGAAGCAGATCAATGGCCGGATGGTGTTCGTTGGCCGAGCTCAGAAGAGGATGGAGCGTCAGAGTGAACTGAAGCGTAAATTTgaacagatcaaacaggaaaGAGTGAGCAGATACCAG GGGGTGAATTTATATGTGAAGAACCTGGATGATGGTATTGATGATGAGCGGCTGAGAAAGGAGTTCTCTCCATATGGTACCATTACTAGTGCAAAG GTGATGACAGAGGGTGGacacagcaaagggtttgggtttGTATGTTTTTCCTCCCCAGAAGAGGCTACCAAGGCCGTGACGGAAATGAATGGACGGATCGTCAGCACCAAGCCTTTGTATGTTGCCCTTGCTcaaagaaaggaggaaagaaaagcgATTCTCACCAACCAGTATATGCAGAGACTGGCCACCATGAGGGCCCTGCCTGGCCCTCTCCTTGGCTCCTTCCAGGCACCCACAGGGTACTTCTTGCCTGCCATCCCACAG ccACAAACCAGAGCTACTTTCTACAGTCCTAGCCCAGTTGCCCCAGTCCGTCCTGCCCCTCGGTGGAGCACACagccctccaggcctccct CAGCCTACCACACGGCTACTCCAATCCTGAGGGCTGCAGCTCCACCCAGGCGCCTGCTATCCAACATCAGCACCATGCGACAGGCATCTACCCAGGTGCCCCGAGTGCCACCGCATGCCCAGAGAGTGG CCAACATAGGGACCCAGACGCTTGGTGCCCGTGCACCCACCTCACCATCCCTGCTGCGGGGCGTGCCACAGTATAAGTACTCCTCAGCAGTGAGGAACATCCAGCCGATGGGAAGCGTGGCACCTATGCTGGTACAGCAG
- the PABPC1L gene encoding polyadenylate-binding protein 1-like isoform X4, whose amino-acid sequence MNASGPGYPLASLYVGDLHPDVTEAMLYEKFSPAGPIMSIRVCRDVATRRSLGYAYINFQQPADAERALDTMNFEVIKGRPIRIMWSQRDPGLRKSGVGNVFIKNLDDSIDNKALYDTFSAFGNILSCKVVCDENGSRGYGFVHFETHEAANRAIDTMNGMLLNDRKVFVGHFKSRREREAEFGARAMEFTNVYIKNFGDDMDDDRLREIFSKFGKTLSVRVMMDDTGRSKGFGFVNFEKHEEAQKAVADMNGKQINGRMVFVGRAQKRMERQSELKRKFEQIKQERVSRYQGVNLYVKNLDDGIDDERLRKEFSPYGTITSAKVMTEGGHSKGFGFVCFSSPEEATKAVTEMNGRIVSTKPLYVALAQRKEERKAILTNQYMQRLATMRALPGPLLGSFQAPTGYFLPAIPQPTTRLLQS is encoded by the exons ATGAACGCTAGTGGCCCTGGATATCCATTAGCTTCTTTGTATGTGGGAGATCTTCACCCAGATGTGACCGAAGCCATGCTGTATGAGAAGTTCTCACCTGCTGGACCAATCATGTCCATCAGAGTTTGTCGGGATGTTGCCACACGTCGATCGCTCGGTTATGCCTACATAAATTTTCAGCAGCCCGCTGATG CTGAGAGGGCCTTGGACACCATGAATTTTGAAGTGATCAAAGGTCGGCCCATTCGAATCATGTGGTCCCAGCGAGACCCTGGCCTCAGGAAATCAGGGGTTGGGAATGTCTTCATCAAGAATCTGGACGACTCCATTGACAACAAAGCCTTGTATGATACGTTCTCAGCCTTTGGGAATATCCTTTCTTGCAAG GTGGTTTGTGATGAGAACGGATCCCGTGGCTATGGCTTCGTTCACTTTGAGACTCATGAGGCAGCAAATCGGGCCATTGACACCATGAACGGGATGCTGCTCAATGACCGCAAGGT CTTTGTCGGCCATTTTAAATCCCGTAGAGAGCGGGAGGCAGAATTTGGGGCCCGGGCGATGGAATTCACCAATGTCTATATCAAGAACTTTGGGGATGATATGGATGATGACAGACTGCGGGAAATATTCTCCAAGTTTG GGAAGACACTGAGTGTCAGAGTTATGATGGACGACACTGGTCGCTCGAAAGGGTTTGGGTTTGTCAACTTTGAGAAGCACGAAGAAGCCCAGAAG gctgtggCAGACATGAATGGGAAGCAGATCAATGGCCGGATGGTGTTCGTTGGCCGAGCTCAGAAGAGGATGGAGCGTCAGAGTGAACTGAAGCGTAAATTTgaacagatcaaacaggaaaGAGTGAGCAGATACCAG GGGGTGAATTTATATGTGAAGAACCTGGATGATGGTATTGATGATGAGCGGCTGAGAAAGGAGTTCTCTCCATATGGTACCATTACTAGTGCAAAG GTGATGACAGAGGGTGGacacagcaaagggtttgggtttGTATGTTTTTCCTCCCCAGAAGAGGCTACCAAGGCCGTGACGGAAATGAATGGACGGATCGTCAGCACCAAGCCTTTGTATGTTGCCCTTGCTcaaagaaaggaggaaagaaaagcgATTCTCACCAACCAGTATATGCAGAGACTGGCCACCATGAGGGCCCTGCCTGGCCCTCTCCTTGGCTCCTTCCAGGCACCCACAGGGTACTTCTTGCCTGCCATCCCACAG CCTACCACACGGCTACTCCAATCCTGA
- the PABPC1L gene encoding polyadenylate-binding protein 1-like isoform X3, translating into MNASGPGYPLASLYVGDLHPDVTEAMLYEKFSPAGPIMSIRVCRDVATRRSLGYAYINFQQPADAERALDTMNFEVIKGRPIRIMWSQRDPGLRKSGVGNVFIKNLDDSIDNKALYDTFSAFGNILSCKVVCDENGSRGYGFVHFETHEAANRAIDTMNGMLLNDRKVFVGHFKSRREREAEFGARAMEFTNVYIKNFGDDMDDDRLREIFSKFGKTLSVRVMMDDTGRSKGFGFVNFEKHEEAQKAVADMNGKQINGRMVFVGRAQKRMERQSELKRKFEQIKQERVSRYQGVNLYVKNLDDGIDDERLRKEFSPYGTITSAKVMTEGGHSKGFGFVCFSSPEEATKAVTEMNGRIVSTKPLYVALAQRKEERKAILTNQYMQRLATMRALPGPLLGSFQAPTGYFLPAIPQQPTTRLLQS; encoded by the exons ATGAACGCTAGTGGCCCTGGATATCCATTAGCTTCTTTGTATGTGGGAGATCTTCACCCAGATGTGACCGAAGCCATGCTGTATGAGAAGTTCTCACCTGCTGGACCAATCATGTCCATCAGAGTTTGTCGGGATGTTGCCACACGTCGATCGCTCGGTTATGCCTACATAAATTTTCAGCAGCCCGCTGATG CTGAGAGGGCCTTGGACACCATGAATTTTGAAGTGATCAAAGGTCGGCCCATTCGAATCATGTGGTCCCAGCGAGACCCTGGCCTCAGGAAATCAGGGGTTGGGAATGTCTTCATCAAGAATCTGGACGACTCCATTGACAACAAAGCCTTGTATGATACGTTCTCAGCCTTTGGGAATATCCTTTCTTGCAAG GTGGTTTGTGATGAGAACGGATCCCGTGGCTATGGCTTCGTTCACTTTGAGACTCATGAGGCAGCAAATCGGGCCATTGACACCATGAACGGGATGCTGCTCAATGACCGCAAGGT CTTTGTCGGCCATTTTAAATCCCGTAGAGAGCGGGAGGCAGAATTTGGGGCCCGGGCGATGGAATTCACCAATGTCTATATCAAGAACTTTGGGGATGATATGGATGATGACAGACTGCGGGAAATATTCTCCAAGTTTG GGAAGACACTGAGTGTCAGAGTTATGATGGACGACACTGGTCGCTCGAAAGGGTTTGGGTTTGTCAACTTTGAGAAGCACGAAGAAGCCCAGAAG gctgtggCAGACATGAATGGGAAGCAGATCAATGGCCGGATGGTGTTCGTTGGCCGAGCTCAGAAGAGGATGGAGCGTCAGAGTGAACTGAAGCGTAAATTTgaacagatcaaacaggaaaGAGTGAGCAGATACCAG GGGGTGAATTTATATGTGAAGAACCTGGATGATGGTATTGATGATGAGCGGCTGAGAAAGGAGTTCTCTCCATATGGTACCATTACTAGTGCAAAG GTGATGACAGAGGGTGGacacagcaaagggtttgggtttGTATGTTTTTCCTCCCCAGAAGAGGCTACCAAGGCCGTGACGGAAATGAATGGACGGATCGTCAGCACCAAGCCTTTGTATGTTGCCCTTGCTcaaagaaaggaggaaagaaaagcgATTCTCACCAACCAGTATATGCAGAGACTGGCCACCATGAGGGCCCTGCCTGGCCCTCTCCTTGGCTCCTTCCAGGCACCCACAGGGTACTTCTTGCCTGCCATCCCACAG CAGCCTACCACACGGCTACTCCAATCCTGA
- the PABPC1L gene encoding polyadenylate-binding protein 1-like isoform X5, which translates to MNASGPGYPLASLYVGDLHPDVTEAMLYEKFSPAGPIMSIRVCRDVATRRSLGYAYINFQQPADAERALDTMNFEVIKGRPIRIMWSQRDPGLRKSGVGNVFIKNLDDSIDNKALYDTFSAFGNILSCKVVCDENGSRGYGFVHFETHEAANRAIDTMNGMLLNDRKVFVGHFKSRREREAEFGARAMEFTNVYIKNFGDDMDDDRLREIFSKFGKTLSVRVMMDDTGRSKGFGFVNFEKHEEAQKAVADMNGKQINGRMVFVGRAQKRMERQSELKRKFEQIKQERVSRYQGVNLYVKNLDDGIDDERLRKEFSPYGTITSAKKRLPRP; encoded by the exons ATGAACGCTAGTGGCCCTGGATATCCATTAGCTTCTTTGTATGTGGGAGATCTTCACCCAGATGTGACCGAAGCCATGCTGTATGAGAAGTTCTCACCTGCTGGACCAATCATGTCCATCAGAGTTTGTCGGGATGTTGCCACACGTCGATCGCTCGGTTATGCCTACATAAATTTTCAGCAGCCCGCTGATG CTGAGAGGGCCTTGGACACCATGAATTTTGAAGTGATCAAAGGTCGGCCCATTCGAATCATGTGGTCCCAGCGAGACCCTGGCCTCAGGAAATCAGGGGTTGGGAATGTCTTCATCAAGAATCTGGACGACTCCATTGACAACAAAGCCTTGTATGATACGTTCTCAGCCTTTGGGAATATCCTTTCTTGCAAG GTGGTTTGTGATGAGAACGGATCCCGTGGCTATGGCTTCGTTCACTTTGAGACTCATGAGGCAGCAAATCGGGCCATTGACACCATGAACGGGATGCTGCTCAATGACCGCAAGGT CTTTGTCGGCCATTTTAAATCCCGTAGAGAGCGGGAGGCAGAATTTGGGGCCCGGGCGATGGAATTCACCAATGTCTATATCAAGAACTTTGGGGATGATATGGATGATGACAGACTGCGGGAAATATTCTCCAAGTTTG GGAAGACACTGAGTGTCAGAGTTATGATGGACGACACTGGTCGCTCGAAAGGGTTTGGGTTTGTCAACTTTGAGAAGCACGAAGAAGCCCAGAAG gctgtggCAGACATGAATGGGAAGCAGATCAATGGCCGGATGGTGTTCGTTGGCCGAGCTCAGAAGAGGATGGAGCGTCAGAGTGAACTGAAGCGTAAATTTgaacagatcaaacaggaaaGAGTGAGCAGATACCAG GGGGTGAATTTATATGTGAAGAACCTGGATGATGGTATTGATGATGAGCGGCTGAGAAAGGAGTTCTCTCCATATGGTACCATTACTAGTGCAAAG AAGAGGCTACCAAGGCCGTGA